A genomic stretch from Sphingopyxis sp. YR583 includes:
- a CDS encoding hydrolase: MANLTATENAALERAADAPMLAQVETWAAINSGTGNLAGLKTVAGKLADAFAVLPGDVRLVAADPVESVDSAGTVNIIQRGDHLHVRVRPEAPVQLLLTGHMDTVFAADHPFQTLRWLEDGVLNGPGTADMKAGISVILAALTALETSPLASRVGYDVMINSDEETGSQASARLIAELAKGKTAALTYEPALPDGTLAGARPGSGNFSVVVHGRAAHAGRNPQDGRNALLAAADLALRLGALKSDTLKVNPAKIDGGGPNNIVPDQAILRVNMRPMTPDAMAAAEAALRDTIAAISREHDVHCHVHGGFNRPPKPVDAAATRLFELVRDCGAALGLPPISWSATGGVCDGNNIAACGVPVVDTMGPRGGAIHSSDEFLIVDSLAERAKLSALTMTRIAERGTV, encoded by the coding sequence ATGGCCAATCTTACCGCAACCGAAAATGCCGCACTCGAACGCGCTGCCGACGCGCCGATGCTGGCGCAGGTCGAGACATGGGCAGCGATCAACAGCGGCACCGGCAATCTGGCGGGATTGAAGACCGTCGCGGGCAAATTGGCCGATGCTTTTGCGGTGCTACCGGGCGATGTCCGGCTCGTCGCCGCCGATCCGGTCGAAAGCGTCGACAGCGCGGGCACCGTCAACATAATCCAGCGCGGCGACCATCTGCATGTGCGCGTGCGGCCCGAGGCGCCGGTCCAGTTGCTGCTGACCGGACATATGGACACGGTGTTCGCCGCCGATCATCCGTTCCAGACGCTGAGATGGCTGGAGGACGGCGTCCTCAACGGCCCCGGCACCGCCGATATGAAGGCGGGTATTTCGGTGATCCTAGCGGCGCTCACCGCGCTCGAAACCTCGCCGCTCGCCAGCCGCGTCGGTTATGACGTGATGATCAACAGCGACGAGGAAACGGGAAGCCAGGCATCGGCGCGGCTGATCGCCGAGCTGGCGAAGGGCAAGACCGCCGCGCTGACCTATGAACCCGCGCTGCCCGATGGCACGCTCGCCGGGGCGCGGCCGGGCAGCGGCAATTTCTCGGTCGTTGTTCATGGCCGCGCCGCACATGCCGGGCGCAATCCGCAGGACGGGCGCAACGCGCTGCTCGCCGCCGCCGATCTTGCGCTGCGCCTCGGCGCGCTCAAATCCGATACGCTGAAGGTCAACCCCGCGAAGATCGACGGCGGCGGACCGAATAATATCGTCCCCGATCAGGCGATCCTGCGCGTCAACATGCGCCCCATGACCCCCGATGCGATGGCGGCGGCCGAAGCGGCATTGCGCGATACGATCGCCGCGATCTCACGCGAGCATGATGTGCATTGCCACGTCCATGGCGGCTTCAACCGTCCGCCCAAGCCGGTCGATGCCGCCGCGACGCGCCTGTTCGAGCTGGTGCGCGACTGCGGCGCGGCGCTCGGCCTGCCGCCGATCAGCTGGAGCGCGACCGGCGGCGTGTGCGACGGCAACAATATCGCGGCGTGCGGCGTTCCCGTGGTCGACACCATGGGCCCGCGCGGCGGCGCAATCCATTCGTCGGACGAATTTCTGATCGTCGACAGCCTCGCCGAACGGGCCAAGCTGTCGGCCCTAACCATGACAAGAATAGCGGAACGGGGGACTGTGTGA
- a CDS encoding arginine N-succinyltransferase, producing the protein MNYVIRAAKPGDLQSIYEMAKLTGGGFTNLPPDKKALSAKLERTEASFASDKDYPSDELYLLVLEDMDSGEVRGTCQIFGQVGQRWPFYSYRIGTDSKHSEQLDRTFHAQVLMLSNDLNGASEVGGLFLHPAARAGGLGLLLARSRYLFIARHRARFGDRILAELRGVIDEAGGSPFWDGVAGKFFGMNFQEADQFNAVHGNQFIADLMPKHPVYIAMLGDHARSVIGVPHPTGRAAMRMLENEGFAFENYVDIFDGGPTMTARTDQVASVRNAKHIEISAIAETGDDALVATGQLADFRCCFGKVGAGSTIDSEAAKLLGVGKGAEVSWIGR; encoded by the coding sequence GTGAATTATGTGATCCGGGCGGCCAAGCCGGGCGACCTGCAAAGCATTTACGAGATGGCGAAGCTGACCGGTGGCGGCTTTACCAATCTGCCCCCCGACAAGAAGGCGCTGTCGGCGAAGCTCGAACGCACCGAGGCGTCGTTCGCGAGCGACAAGGATTATCCGTCGGACGAGCTGTACCTGCTGGTACTCGAAGATATGGATAGCGGCGAAGTGCGCGGCACCTGCCAGATTTTCGGTCAGGTCGGCCAGCGCTGGCCCTTTTATTCCTATCGCATCGGCACCGACAGCAAGCATAGCGAGCAGCTCGACCGCACGTTCCACGCACAGGTGCTGATGCTGAGCAACGACCTCAACGGCGCGTCCGAAGTCGGGGGCCTGTTCCTGCACCCCGCGGCGCGCGCCGGCGGGCTGGGGCTGTTGCTCGCGCGATCGCGCTACCTGTTCATCGCGCGGCACCGCGCACGCTTCGGCGACCGCATCCTCGCCGAACTGCGCGGGGTGATCGACGAGGCGGGCGGGTCGCCTTTCTGGGACGGCGTCGCGGGCAAATTCTTTGGCATGAATTTCCAGGAAGCCGACCAGTTCAACGCGGTCCACGGCAACCAGTTCATCGCCGACCTGATGCCCAAGCACCCCGTCTATATCGCGATGCTGGGCGATCATGCGCGCAGCGTCATCGGTGTGCCCCACCCGACCGGCCGCGCCGCGATGCGCATGCTGGAGAATGAGGGCTTCGCATTCGAAAATTATGTCGACATCTTCGACGGCGGCCCGACGATGACCGCACGCACCGATCAGGTCGCGAGCGTTCGCAACGCCAAGCATATCGAAATTTCGGCGATCGCCGAGACGGGCGACGATGCGCTGGTCGCGACGGGGCAGCTTGCCGATTTCCGCTGCTGTTTCGGCAAGGTCGGCGCGGGTTCGACGATCGACAGCGAGGCCGCGAAATTGCTGGGCGTCGGCAAGGGCGCCGAGGTCAGCTGGATCGGCCGCTGA